The DNA window acttgcttaattttttccacactatccaataaaaataattccagaaacgaaatcacaattatttttcacgaaaatttcacaaacatcaatcaatcatcaaataacactcaatacaacatgataccatccaaagaacacacaaaaaatcgttttaaagtccaaattacatgtaagtaaatcaattaccatggctctgaggccagttgttggaaattattttaccaggatcttagatctactcacaagtatgtttattaacatcctaaataagaactttctaaaacgataaattaaacacatataaagtttaggaaaccttacattgggtgcagcggaataatatgactccttccgttcagatatctagcccttgattcctttctgtagcagagcattatcaatatctgaacctggatctctttctctgaatctttgatgctgaaactcctttgctgatgatctttcttcacgatcttcctcactatgattgaggtatcacttgatgtgtgtgggcactactcatacactaaggatttcgaaattatcaaggaagaagagagagattggtcagctaaagatagggagagagaaggctcagtttttctgaatagaaaaagtcagaataaaagtgtgtttttctgaagccttcactatctatttatagcattccactagggctaGATTTGAGTTGGCTTCAggtcaaaatattaatttttctaagtcATCCATATTCTTTAGTTCTAATACTACTGtttcactaaaaaaaaactttgtagTTTTTTGGGCATGATTGTGGCTGCTGACGATAGTCTTTATTTGGGGCTTCCTAGTACTATGACTCGTAATAAAACTACTACTTTGGGCTATCTAAAAGAAAAAGTGAGGAGGAGGCTTCAAGGCTAGGGTACAAAGTTTCTATCTCGAACTGGGAAGAAAATTTTAGTTAAGACGATAGCACAAGCTCTACCAAGTTATGCCATGAGTATCTTCTTGTTACCTTTGGAGACCATTAGAGAGTTGGAGAGTTTATTGTCAAAGTTTTGGTGGCAATTCTCTACTAGCTCTACTAATAGTATTCATTGGTTATCTTGGAAGTAGCTTTGTAAACATAATTCAAAGGGCAAAATAGATTTTTGTGACTTGAGAAATTTTAATCTAGCTTTTTTGAGGAAACAAGGTTGGAATCTACTCTTCAAACCAGATTCTTTAGTGGCAAGGATTTTTAAAACCAAATATTATCCTCATGGTTGTTTTCTTTTAGGTACCATTGGATTCAATCCGAATTTTGTTTGGCGTAGTGTTTTAGAGGCGCAACAGTTAGTATCAAAAGGGGTTCGGTGGACTATTGAAGATGGTAAAAACATTATTGCAGTTTTGGGTGAACCTTGGCTCCCTAATAAACTGAACCCGATGGTTATCTCCTCTAATCCTAGCCTTATTGGGGCTAAAGCTAGTAATCTTCTGAACATGAATGGTACAGATTGGGATACTGAAGTGCTAGCTGATCTTTTGAGCAATGTGATCAAGACTTGATCGTGAAAATCCCAGTGAAAATCCACCAGGTCGTGACTGTCTTAGTTGGTCCCTGGAATTGTCTGGTTTATACACTGTAAAAAGTGCTTACAAGCTTGCTCAAGAGACTCATGGagttgttgttggaaattattttaccaggatcttagatctactcacaagtatgtttattaacatcctaaataagaactttctaaaacgataaattaaacacatataaagtttaggaaaccttacattgggtgcagtggaataatatgactccttccgttcagatatctagcccttgattcctttacgtagcgagcattatcaatatacgaacctggatctcttttacgaatctttgatgctgaaactcctttgctgatgatctttcttcacgatcttcctcactatgattgaggtatcacttgatgtgtgtgggcactactcatacactaaggatttcgaaattatcaaggaagaagagagagattggtcagctaaagatagggagagagaaggctcagtttttctgaatagaaaaagtcagaataaaagtgtgtttttctgaagccttcactatctatttatagcattccactagggttagatttgaattatatggcattaaaataatgaaaaaatcagtttaaatttcctacaaaagtggctggccctgcctttaatggattgggccttgggctttgcaattttgcaattttaacaccttttgtatctgattttctcaaaaatgtcaatttcctaattcaaacatttaaatgccaattctaactatttaataactataaataattattaaataatattgtcatttatcatatttattaattgaaccatacaaagtatcataattaacaaatatgcccctataaactctttctttacaatttcgcccttacttagtgaaaaattcacaaatagacatagtctaatttgagaattataattgattaatcaaaaccaattacatgagtcttacaagcaatattatctcaactagtggggggaccatgggtctatataaccgagcttccaataagtagatcaagaatttagcactaaaattcactaacttattaattcttcgttgaatccacgcatagaacttagaattgcactctcagttatatagaatgctctatatgttccaccatatagacacatcattagttatccattgttataatcctaatgtgatcaatgatcctctatatgaatgatctacctttgtaaagggattaaattaccgttacaccctacaatgtatttattccttaaaacacttgaccccgtataaatgatatttcagctaatgtgaaatgagtactccaccatttatgttcgtttggtcaagctcgaaggagatcatcatttgcttactattcgccagatagaagctatagattccatgtttatgatagcgctcccactcaattgcactaccgtgttcccaaaaagtacgtatcaccctgaccaaaaggtaggcttaactaacaattcaaggaacacgaatagcctttcaagattgagcctaatcataacaggattaagatcatttgatctaggatcaactaggcgatattgacttgaatagatattacggtaagtttaataaatctaagtcaaagttcaatatcggtcccttccgatgcatactccatgcatccaacctgagctttactttaaccaatgttctggaaagaacatagcacttctccaaatgcaagtaaactcttgttgtagattatcatatcagtaaaaccacatgtacgataaatctaggaaactttattcacatagtcatgtttactttccaatgtgttgacggcacaataaacaggatcaagtatgtgaaaagggtttcagatgaatttatacattatgtacatataatcatgaaataaatcatgtgaaccatgcaacattaaatgttatttctgatctatattaataagtaaatctgattatattgaaatgagttttatttagggcataaaacccaacagttgttACTTTGGATAATCCCACCGTAGATCAGTTTTGGAAGTCCTTTTGGAAATTAAAACTCccccaaaaaatgaaaaacttg is part of the Cannabis sativa cultivar Pink pepper isolate KNU-18-1 chromosome 5, ASM2916894v1, whole genome shotgun sequence genome and encodes:
- the LOC133038500 gene encoding uncharacterized protein LOC133038500, producing the protein MSIFLLPLETIRELESLLSKFWWQFSTSSTNSTIGFNPNFVWRSVLEAQQLVSKGVRWTIEDGKNIIAVLGEPWLPNKLNPMVISSNPSLIGAKASNLLNMNGTDWDTEVLADLLSNVIKT